The region CGAAAGCCCTCAAGTATTCTAAAGGAGCGTGAAACGTCATTACTGACTAGAGTAAGATGACATGTCAATCATTCTTAGCATCACACTGCATCTTACAAGAAAGACATTTTAATGCATTGTTCCCAAGAGCGGCGACGTCCCATCAAAGACTTTCACGTTCATAAATTCCATGATCGTGTAAATACACATCGTCACAAACTCTCACCTTACAAAGCAAAGCCAAGGGTTTGGGAGAGAACTGTTTCGGGCCTTCCATAAGGCCCAACGACACGTAACATATGGGCTCCTTCACCAAGCAGTTAACCTCTCCACGAGCCCTATCTTAGCCATCATCACACGTGATCGGTTAGTAACAAATTCTCCTATTTAAAGAAGAGATCACACCATTTCACACGTAATCGAATTATGTCACTCTCTTACTGACTTAAGCATTAAAGTGTTAATCTTGCAGATCAAACTTCTATCTACTCTATCAAATCTAATTCCAGTGCGGAGCAATATTTATGTAGCAAAGCAACTTCTCCCTTCGTTTATTTGCTCGATGTTTAAGTTAAGTACACATTAAAAAATaatgaataaaatatttatttggACTATAACATTCTTGTTTAAGCTCTTATTAAAGACAATTAGTTAGACTTATGAAGTAATCTTGTGTACCAAATACATCAATTTTGGTGGAAAACAAAAGTATAAGGTAGGAATCAACTTATCTATAACTTTATTAGACGTGTGGTGGTACATACTCTTAATATTAAACAAAGGAAACCATTTTAATCTTTGATTATTGACTaacaaaacaacacaagcaaaCACACATAACAAGATGACTCATGATGATATATCAATCCAAGAAGCCACTATTTCCTTGCCATCATTTTTTCAATAAGAGTCTTTAAAAAAGCCACCAACTCCTCTTGACCAGGGGTATTTTCTTTAATGATCGGAACATCCTTGAAATTATTAAACCATAATTTCAAGCGAGGAAACCTCTCACTTTGCAAGATCTTCACATCAAACATATCCTCTTGAACCTCAATAAACTTGACAAAAGATCCAAGAGCTATGTCTACAATGTTAATGGCATCTCCCCCATAGAATTTCCTCTCATCTCCCAGACACAGATCCTCAACAACTCCGAGTCGCTCCCATATAATCTCTTTCGCCTCCTCTCTCTCTTCATCGCTTCTGCTACGAAAGTGCGCCGCAATTCCTGAAAACTATAAACATTGATCAAGATATTATCGTTAGTTAGAACATGTACTGTGCAACTATACAAATATATGATGATTAAGCTTTGAAAAATGGTACCATGTCATCAACATATTTAACCCAAAACCGTGCTTGAGCTCTGTCATATGAATCAGCAGGAAGCAATGAATTCTGTAGCCATATCTCATCAATGTATTCAACAATGAGCATGGATTCACATATGGGTTTTCCATCATGAACTAGCACTGGAGTCTTTTTGTATACTGGGTTATATTGAAGAAGTTGAGGACTCTTATTGAAACGATCTTCTTCTATGTGCTCATATGGTATACCCTTCAGATTTAGGGTCCATACTACCCTAAAAGTAAAAGGACTATACCAAAATCCATGCAGTTTCACCTCTGTCATCTTAGCTTATGTTTTCATAAACCAAAACTAGCTCTTTTATAGATGGTGATTCATGGAGTCATTTGGTTTGTTCAACAAGCCAAGTTAAAAAAGAAAGTAGAATGTGTTTTGCTATTTGCTACATCAGACAGAGAAATAGTCAAACTTAACTAGCACCATGTGACGTTGAGTTATAAAAAATAGTTAAAACTATCTACTTGTGATTATATTAATAAAAAGatattaaatttatttcaaaatatatAAAGAGTTCATATGTTCTTTAATTGTTTAATTTGTTTCTGTTTCTACAAACATTTAAGACCTTATAAGAAGATTCCATCATTCTTTGACTACGTTTTGTGGGTGCATGTCTTCCACATAAATGTTTCTTTTTTTCTGTCCCACCAGCATTATTCATTTCGGTAACAATCATTATTTTTTAGTATCTTTATAATTGGTGTCGTAAGTGCTTGCATCACTAACAGATAAGTATATCCAATAGTAGTTGATTAGAGAATTCATATCGGTTTCCTATCCTATTATAAGGAGATTTTCATGTCGTCACATGATATGCATAAAGGTAGGTAAACAATCACATTTCGTTTTAACGTAAAAAATTATGCAGTTCAAATATATCCTTTCTTTAATGTATCGGTTGTTGGTGGTTGGTTAAAGAAAACACATTTTAATAACAACCGGCGCTTGAGTTAACATGCTTCACAAAACTTTTATAGAATTTTGAGCATATACGGTAATCACGATCTTTGCATCTATGAATTAATAGTCTCACAAATACAGCTTCCTCCTCAGTTTCAGAGGCTCTAAGAGTACCAACAAGTTCATAAAACTTGGTGAGATGtgtatacggatcttcatgatcAAGACTTGC is a window of Lathyrus oleraceus cultivar Zhongwan6 chromosome 6, CAAS_Psat_ZW6_1.0, whole genome shotgun sequence DNA encoding:
- the LOC127091153 gene encoding probable glutathione S-transferase; its protein translation is MTEVKLHGFWYSPFTFRVVWTLNLKGIPYEHIEEDRFNKSPQLLQYNPVYKKTPVLVHDGKPICESMLIVEYIDEIWLQNSLLPADSYDRAQARFWVKYVDDMFSGIAAHFRSRSDEEREEAKEIIWERLGVVEDLCLGDERKFYGGDAINIVDIALGSFVKFIEVQEDMFDVKILQSERFPRLKLWFNNFKDVPIIKENTPGQEELVAFLKTLIEKMMARK